A stretch of DNA from Cannabis sativa cultivar Pink pepper isolate KNU-18-1 chromosome X, ASM2916894v1, whole genome shotgun sequence:
TGCCAAACCTTCAACTAAAACTCAACACCAAAAACCCATCACACAAACCAACCTTCCATATTTTCATCTCTCAACTTTCTCATTTCATCCGATTCATAATTCATTTCATCCACCATCACACTCCATTGAATTCCATTCCATTGGAGCTCACACTTTGTGCCCCACCCTTCCACTCGCTTGCTTTTTCAGGTATGTTTCCAGATCCAATGAATTCTGTTTTCGGCATTTTCGGACTCTGATTTTGTTTAGTTTCACATTGTCAGATCTGTTCTTATATTGACTTGAATTCTGTACTcgtttttgtggtttctagatTCGAATTGTGATTTGGATCTGATTTTGAATTCCTTAACTTTTGCTTGCTGATCCGGATCTTActggatttttaatttttatctgtGTTGATGAAAATTACGGTTTCAAATTGTTTTTTCTGTTGTGATCTTTTGCTTTTGATTGATTTGAAACTAAGCAAAAGATTCAAATAAATTTGAGTAACTGAGTATCGTATCAATGGTGGATCTACGGTTTGTAcagtaataactaataataattaGGTAGGGATGAAGATTCAAatgttaaatataattaatttttgctaAATTTATATCTGTATTTTCGATTGCTTGTATGTTTACCtctaatatatatttacatatacatATGGTATATGGAAGTTTTACTCTACCTAATGTGGACTGAGCAATTGAAAGCGTTATCTGAGCTTGAGAAGGATTAGGTGTGAATAGGATGCTAATTTGGTGGCCCCTCTTGATCCCTCCAATGCCGAAAACTATTATGTTCCCTGATACCTAAAATTGAACTAAAAATTACATAACCAAAAGTTATTCCATAACAATAGAATATTCTAAAATGTGAAGCATTGAAATTGATCTTGTACCTAATATTGGACTAAAGATGTgaaatttttgttttctttagtTATCTACCTATTTGTATAGTAGTTTTCAGTTACCACCATGTTTTTATTcctctaatttatttatttatttttgtttagaaTATTTTGTTGCTGAAGAAGTTTTGGACATTGTTGGATGTGAATGGATTTGTTAGTGGGGGCTGAGGGATAAAAGCTACAGTGGTGAACAGTGAGgaacatacataatatatatatatatatatatatttatataatcaaATATGGCTCCAGCTAACAAGGCGGACAAGAAGGCAACGCTAGATGCAGCGGCATGGTCGTTCAATATTGTCACTTCTGTTGGAATAATAATTGTCAATAAAGCTCTAATGGCTTCTTATGGCTTCAGTTTTGGTAAGTTGGAGTTTTGttaatacttattttttttttagtattatttgttTTGATTTCTCTTTTGTAGTTACACATTCTCTTATGTACATTTAGGCTATGcgtattcatttattgattttgttcttcCTGGCCTTTTCATCAAGTAAAAAACTTTGCAAAACTTCTGCATTTTGTCTTTCATTCtctatattaacacatacaaaACCTTAGTATAAGCCTCAAAATAGTAATTGGAATCAATGCTATGTTTTTTATTCTCTTTTTGACTGTTTTTGGTATTGTTTGTTATAAAATTGTGTTGACGAATGTTGTTGGAGTTTGATATTTTCTTGTAATCTTTCATAACTCACGAGATATAACTTTGCTGCTTATCCTATCATTTCTTTACAGTATTAAACATAATCACATTTTGCTGCAGCTACAACGTTAACCGGTATGCATTTTGCTACTACAACTCTGATGACACTTGTTCTTAGAGGGTTAGGATACATCCAACCATCTCATTTACCCCTTCCAGAGCTTCTGAAATTTGTTCTCTTTGCAAACTTCTCTATTGTTGGAATGAATGTTAGTCTGATGTGGAATTCTGTGGGATTCTATCAGGTATGCTTAGAATTTTGGTAAATTATGGTTTTAGCTATTTTGGTATATTATGCTTTTGTATGTTACATTTTCCATTCAAATTTAACTTGGCAGATTGCAAAGCTCAGTATGATCCCGGTTTCCTGTTTATTGGAAGTTCTTCTTGACAAGATCCGTTATTCAAGAGACACAAAGCTAAGCATATTAATTGTTCTGTTGGGTGTTGGTGTTTGTACTGTCACTGATGTGAGTGTCAATACCAAAGGATTTGTTGCTGCCTTTGTTGCAGTTTGGAGTACTTCTCTACAACAGTATGTAAGTAGTTATTCTTCAACTATTCTTAAGGACAGAGATTAAGTATACTTCTGGATAAAATGGCTTTTGTAGACAAAATTAGCTATATGTGAAGTTATGCATGATTTAGCCCCAATAGCCTATGTAATTTTGCTATATGAGGACGGCATATTTAATTTAGCAGGGATCTGACATAACTTGAATTCAAGTTAATATGATGATCGATTAGCTTATAACAATGCTCTCCTACCAAAAGTTGAGATTTTTGGGTGGCTGTTGATTTTGGGAAACTAAATACCCATGAATTCCAACAGCGTAAACCTTTTTAGATCTTTCCAAATTGGTGAATCTTTTGA
This window harbors:
- the LOC115708731 gene encoding UDP-rhamnose/UDP-galactose transporter 6, which produces MAPANKADKKATLDAAAWSFNIVTSVGIIIVNKALMASYGFSFATTLTGMHFATTTLMTLVLRGLGYIQPSHLPLPELLKFVLFANFSIVGMNVSLMWNSVGFYQIAKLSMIPVSCLLEVLLDKIRYSRDTKLSILIVLLGVGVCTVTDVSVNTKGFVAAFVAVWSTSLQQYYVHYLQRKYSLGSFNLLGHTAPAQAASLLVLGPFLDYWLTGKRVDAYNYNFASLMFIFMSCTIAVGTNLSQFICIGRFTAVSFQVLGHMKTILVLIMGFFFFGKEGLNLQVVLGMVIAVCGMIWYGNASSKPGGKERRSLSIPISKQQKHGMDSTELDGKV